One Mycolicibacterium crocinum DNA window includes the following coding sequences:
- a CDS encoding glycerol-3-phosphate dehydrogenase/oxidase, whose protein sequence is MSDPILRPGTGQTLLGPSERAHAWERLGSEQFDVVVIGGGVVGAGCALDAATRGLKVALVEARDFASGTSSRSSKMFHGGLRYLEQLEFGLVREALHERELSLTTLAPHLVKPLPFLFPLTKRVWERPYIAAGIFLYDQLGGAKSVPAQKHLTKSGALRLAPGLKRSSLIGGIRYYDTVVDDARHTMTVARTAAHYGAVVRTSTQVVSLLREGDRVIGVKIRDSEDGAIEDVRGHVVINATGVWTDEIQALSKERGRFRVRASKGVHVVVPRDRIVSEVAIILRTEKSVLFVIPWGTHWIIGTTDTDWNLDLAHPAATKADIDYILGHVNTVLATPLTHDDIDGVYAGLRPLLAGESEETSKLSREHAVAVPSPGLVAIAGGKYTTYRVMAEDAVDAAAEYIPARVAPSITEKVPLMGADGYFALVNQTQSVGARYGLHPYRVRHLLDRYGSLIGDVLSLAADKPELLEPITDAPVYLKVEAAYAAAAEGALHLEDILARRMRISIEYPHRGVDCAREVAEVVAPVLGWSQEDIDREVATYKARVEAEVLSQRQPDDESADALRAAAPEARAEILEPVPLT, encoded by the coding sequence ATGAGCGACCCGATCCTTAGACCGGGCACCGGTCAGACCTTGCTCGGACCCTCCGAACGTGCGCACGCCTGGGAGCGATTGGGCAGCGAACAGTTCGATGTCGTCGTCATCGGCGGCGGCGTGGTCGGTGCGGGCTGCGCACTGGATGCCGCGACCCGCGGGCTCAAGGTGGCTCTTGTCGAGGCGCGTGACTTCGCCTCCGGGACGTCGAGCCGCAGTTCGAAGATGTTCCATGGCGGGCTGCGCTACCTCGAGCAGTTGGAGTTCGGGCTGGTGCGTGAGGCGCTGCACGAGCGCGAGCTGTCCCTGACCACGCTGGCGCCGCATCTGGTCAAGCCGCTGCCGTTTCTGTTCCCGCTGACGAAGCGGGTGTGGGAGCGGCCGTACATCGCCGCGGGCATTTTCCTCTACGACCAGCTGGGCGGCGCGAAATCCGTTCCGGCACAGAAACATTTGACGAAGTCCGGTGCGCTGCGGTTGGCGCCGGGCCTGAAGCGGAGCTCGCTGATCGGTGGAATCCGTTACTACGACACCGTCGTCGACGACGCACGGCACACGATGACCGTCGCGCGTACCGCCGCCCACTATGGCGCGGTGGTGCGGACCTCCACGCAGGTGGTCTCGCTGCTGCGCGAGGGTGATCGGGTGATCGGGGTGAAGATCCGGGACTCCGAGGACGGGGCGATTGAGGACGTCCGCGGGCACGTCGTGATCAATGCGACCGGGGTGTGGACCGACGAGATCCAGGCTTTGAGCAAGGAACGCGGCCGTTTCCGGGTGCGGGCGTCCAAGGGTGTCCACGTCGTCGTGCCTCGCGATCGGATTGTGTCCGAGGTGGCGATCATCCTGCGCACCGAGAAGTCGGTGCTCTTCGTGATCCCGTGGGGCACGCACTGGATCATCGGCACCACGGACACCGACTGGAACCTGGATTTGGCGCATCCGGCGGCGACGAAGGCCGATATCGACTACATCCTCGGCCACGTCAACACGGTGCTGGCGACGCCGCTGACGCATGACGACATCGACGGCGTGTACGCGGGGCTGCGGCCGCTGCTGGCGGGGGAGAGCGAAGAGACCTCGAAGCTGTCCCGTGAGCACGCGGTGGCGGTGCCGTCGCCGGGCCTGGTCGCGATCGCGGGCGGCAAGTACACCACCTACCGGGTGATGGCCGAGGACGCGGTCGACGCGGCGGCCGAGTACATCCCGGCGCGGGTGGCCCCCTCGATCACCGAGAAGGTGCCGCTGATGGGTGCCGACGGGTATTTCGCGCTGGTCAACCAGACGCAGAGCGTGGGCGCCCGCTACGGATTGCACCCGTACCGAGTGCGGCACCTGCTGGACCGGTATGGCTCCCTGATCGGCGACGTGCTGTCGCTGGCGGCCGACAAGCCGGAACTGCTGGAACCGATCACCGATGCGCCGGTGTACCTCAAGGTGGAGGCGGCCTATGCCGCGGCCGCGGAAGGGGCGCTGCACCTGGAGGACATCCTGGCGCGGCGGATGCGGATCTCGATCGAATATCCGCACCGCGGCGTGGACTGTGCGCGCGAGGTCGCCGAGGTGGTTGCGCCGGTCCTGGGCTGGAGTCAGGAGGACATCGACCGCGAGGTCGCGACGTACAAGGCGCGGGTGGAAGCCGAGGTGCTGTCCCAGCGTCAGCCGGACGACGAGTCCGCCGATGCCTTGCGCGCGGCGGCGCCGGAGGCTCGCGCCGAAATCCTCGAGCCGGTGCCCTTGACGTGA
- the galE gene encoding UDP-glucose 4-epimerase GalE has protein sequence MKLLVTGGAGYVGSVCAAVLVEQGHEVVVVDDLSTGNADAVPAGAQFVQADMIAVASDLLGDGSFDGVLHFAAKSLVGESVEAPERYWNGNVIKTLQLLESIRIAGVPRLVFSSTAATYGEPESVPITEDAPTRPTNAYGATKLAIDHAITSYATAHRLAATSLRYFNVAGAYAGLGERHATETHLIPLVLQVATGQRPEILVFGNDWPTPDGTCLRDYIHVRDLADAHLLALQTAQPGEHRIYNLGNGTGFSVREVIASCERVTGTSIAARDVERRAGDPAVLIASSEKAITELGWKPQHTTIDEIVGDAWEFTRARS, from the coding sequence ATGAAGCTCCTGGTCACCGGCGGGGCGGGCTATGTCGGCAGCGTGTGCGCGGCAGTGCTCGTCGAGCAGGGACATGAGGTGGTGGTCGTCGACGATCTGTCGACGGGCAACGCCGACGCGGTGCCGGCCGGAGCGCAGTTCGTTCAGGCCGACATGATCGCGGTCGCCTCGGACCTACTCGGCGACGGATCGTTCGACGGCGTCCTGCACTTCGCCGCGAAATCGCTGGTGGGCGAGTCGGTCGAGGCGCCGGAGCGCTACTGGAACGGCAACGTCATCAAGACGCTGCAATTGCTGGAGTCCATCCGGATCGCCGGCGTGCCGCGGTTGGTGTTCTCCTCGACCGCGGCCACCTACGGTGAGCCGGAGTCGGTCCCGATCACCGAGGATGCGCCGACCAGGCCGACCAACGCCTACGGCGCCACCAAACTGGCGATCGACCACGCGATCACCTCCTATGCCACCGCGCACAGGCTGGCGGCCACGAGCCTGCGCTACTTCAACGTCGCCGGCGCCTACGCCGGACTCGGTGAACGGCATGCCACCGAGACGCACCTGATTCCGCTGGTTTTGCAGGTCGCCACCGGGCAGCGCCCGGAGATCCTGGTGTTCGGCAACGACTGGCCGACGCCCGACGGTACGTGTCTGCGCGACTACATCCACGTTCGCGATCTGGCCGATGCGCACCTGCTGGCACTGCAGACCGCGCAGCCGGGGGAGCACCGCATCTACAACCTCGGCAACGGCACCGGCTTCTCGGTTCGCGAGGTGATCGCCAGCTGTGAACGGGTCACCGGCACGTCGATCGCCGCGCGCGATGTCGAGCGCCGGGCGGGTGATCCGGCGGTGCTGATCGCGTCGAGCGAGAAAGCCATCACCGAGCTGGGCTGGAAACCGCAGCACACCACGATCGACGAGATCGTCGGCGACGCTTGGGAATTCACCCGCGCGCGGAGCTAG
- a CDS encoding amidohydrolase: protein MSIADACESWLAGHFDELVEWRRHIHRYPELGRQEFATTQFVADRLVEAGLNPKVLPGGTGLTCDFGPEHAPRIALRADMDALPMAERTGAPYSSTMPNIAHACGHDAHTAMLIGAATALASVPELPVGVRLVFQAAEELMPGGAIDAIAAGALVGVSRIFALHCDPRLAVGRVAVIPGPITSAADSIEIVMHSPGGHTSRPHLTSDLVYGMGTLITGLPGVLSRRVDPRHSTVMVWGAANAGVAANAIPQTGTLAGTVRTASRETWVGMESLVQEIVSGLLAPLGIEHTLNYHRGVPPVVNEERSTQIMTHAIEAVAPDALADTRQSGGGEDFSWYLEEVPGAMARLGVWSGRGPQLDLHQPTFDLDERALAVGVRVLVNIVEQSAGY from the coding sequence ATGAGCATCGCGGACGCATGCGAGTCCTGGCTGGCCGGACACTTCGATGAATTGGTGGAGTGGCGCCGCCATATTCACCGCTATCCCGAGCTGGGGCGCCAGGAGTTCGCCACCACTCAGTTCGTCGCCGACCGTCTGGTCGAGGCGGGCCTCAATCCCAAGGTGCTGCCCGGCGGGACCGGTCTGACATGTGATTTCGGACCCGAGCATGCACCGCGGATCGCCTTGCGCGCCGACATGGATGCGCTGCCGATGGCCGAGCGCACCGGCGCGCCGTACAGCTCGACCATGCCGAACATCGCGCACGCGTGCGGACACGACGCACACACCGCGATGCTGATCGGTGCCGCGACCGCGTTGGCGTCGGTGCCGGAACTGCCGGTCGGGGTGCGGCTGGTGTTTCAGGCCGCCGAGGAACTGATGCCGGGCGGTGCGATCGATGCGATCGCAGCTGGTGCGTTGGTGGGGGTTTCGCGAATCTTCGCCCTGCACTGCGACCCTCGCCTCGCGGTGGGGCGGGTCGCCGTCATCCCGGGTCCGATCACGTCGGCGGCGGACTCGATCGAGATCGTGATGCATTCGCCGGGTGGCCACACGTCCCGCCCGCACCTGACATCGGATCTGGTGTACGGCATGGGCACGCTGATCACCGGCCTGCCCGGGGTGTTGTCCCGGCGGGTCGATCCGCGACACTCGACCGTGATGGTATGGGGCGCAGCCAATGCCGGCGTCGCGGCCAATGCGATCCCGCAGACCGGCACGTTGGCCGGCACGGTACGAACGGCCAGCCGGGAGACTTGGGTCGGCATGGAAAGCCTTGTGCAGGAGATCGTTTCGGGCCTGCTGGCGCCGCTGGGCATCGAGCACACGCTGAACTATCACCGCGGTGTGCCGCCGGTGGTCAACGAGGAACGCTCGACGCAGATCATGACGCATGCCATCGAGGCGGTGGCGCCCGACGCGCTGGCCGACACCCGTCAGTCCGGGGGCGGTGAGGACTTCTCCTGGTACCTCGAGGAGGTGCCCGGTGCGATGGCACGCCTCGGGGTGTGGAGCGGGCGCGGACCGCAACTGGATCTGCACCAGCCGACCTTCGATCTCGATGAGCGGGCGCTCGCGGTGGGGGTTCGGGTGCTGGTGAACATCGTCGAGCAGTCAGCGGGGTACTGA
- a CDS encoding NAD(P)H-quinone dehydrogenase yields MTTRIVIIGGGPAGYEAALVAAGRGRDVAEVTVVDSDGIGGACVLWDCVPSKTFIASTGVRTELRRATGLGFDISIEDAKISLPDINNRVKTLARSQSADIGTQLLREKVNVVQGRGELIDAVPGMAHHRVRVTTATGQVGVLKGDVVLIATGASPRVLPNAVPDGERILTWRQLYDLPELPEHLVIVGSGVTGAEFCNAYTELGVDVTVVASRDQILPHEDSDAAAVLEETFAERGVTLVKNARADSVTRTDTGVTVKMADGRVVEGSHALMTVGSVPNTSGLGLERVGIDLGPGNYIPVDRVSRTSAAGIYAAGDCTGLLPLASVAAMQGRIAMYHALGEGVAPIRLRTVASATFTRPEIAAVGVPQTAIDSGSVPARTIMLPLNTNARAKMSLLKRGFVKIFCRPATGVVIGGVVVAPIASELILPIALAVQNRISVTDLAQTLSVYPSLSGSIVEAARRLMAHDDLD; encoded by the coding sequence GTGACGACACGGATCGTGATCATCGGTGGGGGGCCGGCCGGCTACGAGGCCGCTCTGGTCGCCGCAGGCCGCGGCCGGGATGTCGCCGAGGTCACCGTGGTCGACTCCGACGGCATCGGCGGGGCCTGCGTTCTGTGGGACTGCGTACCGTCCAAGACCTTCATCGCGTCGACCGGCGTGCGCACCGAGCTGCGTCGCGCCACCGGTCTTGGCTTCGACATCAGCATCGAAGACGCCAAGATCTCGCTGCCCGACATCAACAACCGCGTCAAGACCCTGGCCCGCTCGCAGTCGGCCGACATCGGGACGCAGCTGCTGCGCGAGAAGGTCAACGTCGTCCAGGGCCGCGGAGAACTGATCGACGCGGTCCCTGGCATGGCCCACCACCGCGTCCGGGTCACCACCGCCACCGGCCAGGTCGGTGTGCTCAAGGGTGACGTGGTGCTGATCGCCACCGGCGCCAGCCCCCGCGTGCTGCCCAACGCGGTGCCCGACGGCGAGCGCATCCTGACCTGGCGCCAGCTTTATGACCTGCCGGAACTGCCCGAGCATCTGGTGATCGTCGGCTCCGGCGTCACCGGTGCCGAGTTCTGCAACGCCTACACCGAGCTCGGCGTCGACGTCACCGTGGTGGCCAGCCGCGACCAGATCCTGCCGCACGAGGACAGCGACGCCGCCGCGGTACTGGAGGAGACGTTCGCGGAGCGTGGGGTGACGCTGGTGAAGAACGCCAGGGCCGACTCGGTGACCCGCACCGACACGGGCGTCACGGTGAAGATGGCCGACGGCCGCGTCGTCGAGGGTAGCCACGCCCTGATGACCGTAGGTTCGGTGCCCAACACGTCCGGCCTGGGCCTCGAGCGGGTCGGCATCGACCTCGGCCCGGGCAACTACATCCCGGTAGACCGGGTATCGCGGACCTCGGCGGCGGGCATCTACGCCGCCGGCGACTGCACGGGGCTGTTGCCGCTGGCGTCCGTCGCCGCCATGCAGGGCCGGATCGCGATGTACCACGCGCTGGGCGAGGGGGTGGCCCCGATCCGGCTGCGCACGGTCGCCTCGGCCACCTTCACCAGGCCCGAGATCGCCGCCGTCGGGGTCCCGCAAACAGCGATCGACAGCGGCTCGGTGCCGGCGCGCACGATCATGCTGCCGCTGAACACCAACGCGCGGGCCAAGATGTCGCTGCTCAAGCGGGGCTTCGTCAAGATCTTCTGCCGGCCGGCAACCGGCGTCGTCATCGGCGGTGTGGTGGTGGCCCCGATCGCCTCCGAACTGATCCTGCCGATCGCGCTGGCCGTGCAAAACCGCATCTCGGTGACCGATCTGGCGCAGACGCTGTCGGTGTACCCGTCGCTGTCCGGCTCGATCGTCGAGGCTGCGCGCCGCCTGATGGCCCACGACGATCTCGACTAG
- a CDS encoding gamma-glutamylcyclotransferase: MPLYAAYGSNMHPEQMLERAPHSPMAGTGWLHGWRLTFAGEDIGWEGALATVVEDPDSKVFVVLYDMTTADEQNLDRWEGSELGFHKKIRCRIQCESTDTTTDPVLAWLYVLDAWEGGLPSARYLGVMADAAEIAGAPAEYVHDLRTRPARNIGPGTSGG; the protein is encoded by the coding sequence GTGCCGCTCTACGCCGCCTATGGGTCCAACATGCATCCCGAGCAGATGCTGGAGCGTGCGCCACACTCGCCGATGGCCGGCACCGGCTGGTTGCACGGCTGGCGGTTGACGTTCGCCGGCGAGGACATCGGCTGGGAGGGCGCACTGGCCACCGTGGTCGAAGACCCCGACTCCAAGGTGTTCGTGGTGCTCTACGACATGACCACCGCCGACGAGCAGAACCTGGACCGCTGGGAAGGCTCGGAGCTGGGCTTCCACAAGAAGATCCGGTGTCGCATCCAGTGCGAATCCACCGACACCACAACCGATCCGGTGCTCGCCTGGCTCTACGTCTTGGACGCCTGGGAGGGCGGTCTACCGTCGGCGCGCTATCTCGGTGTGATGGCCGATGCCGCCGAAATCGCCGGTGCGCCAGCGGAGTACGTGCACGACCTGCGTACCCGGCCCGCGCGCAACATCGGCCCGGGCACCAGCGGCGGCTAG